A genome region from Candidatus Zixiibacteriota bacterium includes the following:
- a CDS encoding ABC transporter substrate-binding protein, protein MAPPAAIGAWVKGADIALIGTGVNRLLETVMTASEIKRPQDLRGKKIGISRYGSLTDIILREGLRHYKLNPEKDVVILQVGGEAPRLAALKSGAVDGAMLSGDQRFQAEKLGFHVLIDFSKLPIDYPINGMVARRDFIRGQRELLKRFVRSWAEGIKIVKTDKEFSLRVLQKYLRVGDREILDKSYEQYKPVFEAVPYPEHKGVAFALSRLAESSPEAAKLKAEDFIDPSIVADLDREGFFKSLYSEKRGR, encoded by the coding sequence ATGGCGCCGCCGGCGGCGATCGGGGCTTGGGTCAAAGGGGCCGACATCGCTCTGATCGGGACCGGGGTCAATCGGCTGTTGGAAACAGTGATGACCGCGTCCGAGATCAAGCGACCCCAAGATCTCAGGGGAAAGAAAATCGGCATCAGCCGCTACGGCTCGCTCACCGACATCATCCTGCGCGAGGGGCTGCGACACTACAAGCTGAATCCAGAAAAAGACGTGGTCATCCTTCAGGTCGGCGGCGAGGCACCGCGGCTGGCGGCCCTGAAGAGCGGTGCGGTCGATGGGGCGATGCTCTCGGGAGACCAGCGGTTTCAGGCGGAGAAACTGGGGTTCCACGTTCTTATCGATTTCAGCAAGCTGCCGATCGACTATCCCATCAACGGCATGGTGGCGCGCAGAGATTTCATCCGCGGTCAGAGAGAGTTGCTCAAAAGGTTCGTTCGGTCTTGGGCGGAAGGAATCAAAATCGTGAAGACGGACAAGGAGTTCAGCCTCAGGGTTCTGCAAAAGTACCTGCGAGTCGGAGACCGAGAGATCCTCGACAAGAGTTATGAACAGTACAAGCCGGTTTTCGAGGCGGTTCCCTACCCGGAACACAAGGGAGTCGCGTTCGCATTGAGCCGCCTGGCCGAAAGTTCCCCCGAGGCGGCAAAATTGAAGGCTGAAGACTTTATCGACCCCAGCATCGTCGCCGACCTCGACCGCGAGGGTTTCTTCAAGAGTCTCTATTCTGAAAAACGGGGTCGTTGA